The following coding sequences lie in one Isoptericola variabilis 225 genomic window:
- a CDS encoding gluconokinase, translating to MDTAVTTPRHAPVAAAPAPGLDVEHVVVMGVAGSGKTTVATLLAARLGVEYAEADEFHSPENIAKMSAGTPLTDADRAPWLAAIRDWLTAEADAGRPGVVTCSALKRSYRDVLRSARGRVRFVHLTGTPELLAERMAHRSGHFMPTSLLPSQLATLEPLGDDEDGLAVDVAAPPEEIAESVLARLAAS from the coding sequence ATGGACACCGCCGTCACCACACCGCGGCACGCACCCGTTGCCGCCGCACCCGCCCCGGGGCTCGACGTCGAGCACGTCGTCGTCATGGGCGTCGCCGGCTCGGGCAAGACCACCGTCGCGACGCTCCTCGCGGCCCGGCTGGGCGTCGAGTACGCCGAGGCGGACGAGTTCCACTCCCCGGAGAACATCGCGAAGATGAGCGCGGGGACGCCGCTGACCGACGCCGACCGGGCGCCGTGGCTCGCCGCGATCCGGGACTGGCTCACCGCGGAGGCCGACGCGGGGCGACCCGGCGTCGTCACGTGCTCGGCCCTCAAGCGCTCGTACCGCGACGTGCTGCGCTCGGCGCGCGGGCGCGTCCGGTTCGTCCACCTGACCGGCACGCCCGAGCTGCTCGCCGAGCGCATGGCGCACCGCTCGGGCCACTTCATGCCGACGTCGCTGCTGCCGTCGCAGCTCGCGACGCTCGAGCCGCTCGGCGACGACGAGGACGGCCTCGCCGTCGACGTCGCCGCGCCGCCCGAGGAGATCGCCGAGTCCGTGCTGGCACGGCTCGCCGCCTCCTGA